A single window of Cydia fagiglandana chromosome 25, ilCydFagi1.1, whole genome shotgun sequence DNA harbors:
- the LOC134677020 gene encoding PTB domain-containing adapter protein ced-6 isoform X1, translated as MADGEMPLVRSFGGNEVEFGANGTKVTKNSRMSTLLFWQGKGKSNGAPNGRNWIHAPDALVKGHVAYLVKFLGCTTVDQPKGIEVVKEAIKKLQFTQQLKKSETKDAAKCRKVEITISVDGVAIQEPRSNNIMYQFPLHRISYCADDKGAKKYFSFIAKHGGEANGHVEKHECFVFISTKLASEITLTIGQAFDLAYRRFMNDNGKYIEMQKLSLQNKKLELQMNTYKNRLQELSKITYKDDLSAYLARNNLSDIAEFKAPADLDKQIASLTLANGFSAMNGTKSPEGNSNGQDALSHNSSTDTFNSTNDNNLLLSTPPPQHNGKTNFSTGKLLGDLSGKNPVVGTKLEGLLLNSDSDSDFDPRAFEAETAPRYSTPPDQGVTTTPPLLAPPPKASKRQNTPQQPSPQHPQTPQTPVQNGSDLFGSTPFAVSNQYTPQLTSPFATAKANQPNYDISDFNLQTSVFNNTSFTNGLSGYDPIEQKNNIFGNGYGTAFNGFGNLSEKQTVELDSSFNGFLDKTISEMKDGFSRGITFGNDDFSIDNFDPLKKN; from the exons GATGTCGACCCTGCTCTTCTGGCAGGGAAAGGGCAAGAGCAACGGCGCGCCCAACGGACGCAACTGGATACACGCCCCCGACGCACTCGTGAAAGGACACGTCGCATATTTAGTCAAG TTCCTCGGCTGCACCACAGTCGACCAGCCCAAAGGCATCGAGGTGGTGAAGGAGGCCATCAAGAAGCTCCAGTTCACGCAGCAGCTCAAGAAGTCGGAGACCAAGGATGCCGCCAAGTGCAGGAAGGTGGAGATCACCATCTCCGTTGACGGAGTCGCCATACAG GAGCCACGCTCAAACAACATAATGTACCAGTTCCCGTTACACCGGATATCCTACTGCGCAGACGACAAAGGAGCGAAGAAGTACTTCTCGTTCATCGCGAAGCACGGCGGCGAAGCGAACGGGCACGTCGAGAAGCACGAGTGCTTCGTGTTCATTTCTACGAAGTTGGCTTCGGAGATCACGCTTACTATTGGACAGGCGTTTGATTTGgcgtatag GCGATTCATGAACGACAACGGCAAATACATCGAGATGCAAAAGCTGTCGCTGCAGAACAAGAAGTTGGAGTTACAGATGAACACGTACAAAAACCGTTTACAA GAGCTATCAAAGATCACATACAAGGACGACCTATCAGCGTATCTAGCGCGGAACAATCTATCAGACATCGCTGAGTTTAAGGCGCCAGCTGACTTGGACAAGCAGATCGCCTCGCTCACGCTGGCCAATGGGTTCAGCGCTATGAATGGTACTAAGTCTCCTGAGGGAAATAGCaacg GCCAAGACGCGCTGTCGCACAACTCATCCACAGACACGTTCAACTCCACCAACGACAACAACCTGCTGCTGTCGACGCCGCCGCCACAACACAACGGGAAGACGAACTTCAGCACTGG CAAGCTTCTGGGCGATCTGTCCGGCAAGAACCCAGTCGTCGGCACCAAATTGGAAGGCCTACTGCTCAACTCTGACTCGGACAGTG atttcgaCCCACGCGCGTTCGAGGCGGAAACCGCCCCACGCTACTCTACGCCACCTGATCAAGGCGTCACCACCACACCACCGCTGC TGGCGCCTCCACCAAAAGCGTCGAAACGCCAGAACACGCCCCAACAGCCCTCCCCGCAGCACCCCCAAACCCCCCAAACCCCCGTACAAAACGGCAGCGACCTCTTCGGCTCTACCCCCTTCGCCGTCTCCAACCAATACACCCCTCAACTAACCTCACCCTTCGCCACCGCAAAAGCCAACCAGCCCAACTACGATATTTCCGATTTTAACCTCCAAACATCGGTTTTTAACAACACTTCGTTCACAAACGGCCTGAGCGGGTACGACCCTATCGAGCAGAAGAACAATATCTTCGGTAACGGTTACGGGACCGCTTTCAATGGCTTCGGCAATCTCAGTGAGAAGCAGACGGTGGAGCTTGACAGCAGCTTCAACGGGTTCTTAGATAAAACTATTTCGGAGATGAAG GATGGGTTCAGCAGAGGGATCACATTTGGAAACGATGATTTTTCAATAGACAACTTTGACCCGTTGAAGAAGAATTGA
- the LOC134677020 gene encoding PTB domain-containing adapter protein ced-6 isoform X2, which produces MSTLLFWQGKGKSNGAPNGRNWIHAPDALVKGHVAYLVKFLGCTTVDQPKGIEVVKEAIKKLQFTQQLKKSETKDAAKCRKVEITISVDGVAIQEPRSNNIMYQFPLHRISYCADDKGAKKYFSFIAKHGGEANGHVEKHECFVFISTKLASEITLTIGQAFDLAYRRFMNDNGKYIEMQKLSLQNKKLELQMNTYKNRLQELSKITYKDDLSAYLARNNLSDIAEFKAPADLDKQIASLTLANGFSAMNGTKSPEGNSNGQDALSHNSSTDTFNSTNDNNLLLSTPPPQHNGKTNFSTGKLLGDLSGKNPVVGTKLEGLLLNSDSDSDFDPRAFEAETAPRYSTPPDQGVTTTPPLLAPPPKASKRQNTPQQPSPQHPQTPQTPVQNGSDLFGSTPFAVSNQYTPQLTSPFATAKANQPNYDISDFNLQTSVFNNTSFTNGLSGYDPIEQKNNIFGNGYGTAFNGFGNLSEKQTVELDSSFNGFLDKTISEMKDGFSRGITFGNDDFSIDNFDPLKKN; this is translated from the exons ATGTCGACCCTGCTCTTCTGGCAGGGAAAGGGCAAGAGCAACGGCGCGCCCAACGGACGCAACTGGATACACGCCCCCGACGCACTCGTGAAAGGACACGTCGCATATTTAGTCAAG TTCCTCGGCTGCACCACAGTCGACCAGCCCAAAGGCATCGAGGTGGTGAAGGAGGCCATCAAGAAGCTCCAGTTCACGCAGCAGCTCAAGAAGTCGGAGACCAAGGATGCCGCCAAGTGCAGGAAGGTGGAGATCACCATCTCCGTTGACGGAGTCGCCATACAG GAGCCACGCTCAAACAACATAATGTACCAGTTCCCGTTACACCGGATATCCTACTGCGCAGACGACAAAGGAGCGAAGAAGTACTTCTCGTTCATCGCGAAGCACGGCGGCGAAGCGAACGGGCACGTCGAGAAGCACGAGTGCTTCGTGTTCATTTCTACGAAGTTGGCTTCGGAGATCACGCTTACTATTGGACAGGCGTTTGATTTGgcgtatag GCGATTCATGAACGACAACGGCAAATACATCGAGATGCAAAAGCTGTCGCTGCAGAACAAGAAGTTGGAGTTACAGATGAACACGTACAAAAACCGTTTACAA GAGCTATCAAAGATCACATACAAGGACGACCTATCAGCGTATCTAGCGCGGAACAATCTATCAGACATCGCTGAGTTTAAGGCGCCAGCTGACTTGGACAAGCAGATCGCCTCGCTCACGCTGGCCAATGGGTTCAGCGCTATGAATGGTACTAAGTCTCCTGAGGGAAATAGCaacg GCCAAGACGCGCTGTCGCACAACTCATCCACAGACACGTTCAACTCCACCAACGACAACAACCTGCTGCTGTCGACGCCGCCGCCACAACACAACGGGAAGACGAACTTCAGCACTGG CAAGCTTCTGGGCGATCTGTCCGGCAAGAACCCAGTCGTCGGCACCAAATTGGAAGGCCTACTGCTCAACTCTGACTCGGACAGTG atttcgaCCCACGCGCGTTCGAGGCGGAAACCGCCCCACGCTACTCTACGCCACCTGATCAAGGCGTCACCACCACACCACCGCTGC TGGCGCCTCCACCAAAAGCGTCGAAACGCCAGAACACGCCCCAACAGCCCTCCCCGCAGCACCCCCAAACCCCCCAAACCCCCGTACAAAACGGCAGCGACCTCTTCGGCTCTACCCCCTTCGCCGTCTCCAACCAATACACCCCTCAACTAACCTCACCCTTCGCCACCGCAAAAGCCAACCAGCCCAACTACGATATTTCCGATTTTAACCTCCAAACATCGGTTTTTAACAACACTTCGTTCACAAACGGCCTGAGCGGGTACGACCCTATCGAGCAGAAGAACAATATCTTCGGTAACGGTTACGGGACCGCTTTCAATGGCTTCGGCAATCTCAGTGAGAAGCAGACGGTGGAGCTTGACAGCAGCTTCAACGGGTTCTTAGATAAAACTATTTCGGAGATGAAG GATGGGTTCAGCAGAGGGATCACATTTGGAAACGATGATTTTTCAATAGACAACTTTGACCCGTTGAAGAAGAATTGA